A genomic segment from Paucidesulfovibrio longus DSM 6739 encodes:
- the dapA gene encoding 4-hydroxy-tetrahydrodipicolinate synthase — translation MNFSGAFTALVTPFRDGAIDEDAYRALIEWQIEQGIDGVVPCGTTGEAATMTHDEQGEVIRICVDQVKGRIPVIAGAGSNNTKEAIQLTQLAKRAGADAALQITPYYNKPTPGGLVAHFKAIAAECSIPMVLYNVPGRTGLNCLPATVARIAREVPEVKAVKEATGNLCQCAEVVELCGPDFALLSGDDFTVLPLLAVGGSGVISVVSNIVPGLMSGMCKAFAEKDTKKALELSLKMAPLSRAMFMETNPIPVKTALCYMGVIERAEFRLPMVPLLEENREPLKKVLRNSGLMA, via the coding sequence ATGAACTTCAGCGGCGCGTTCACCGCATTGGTCACGCCTTTCCGGGATGGTGCCATCGACGAGGACGCATACCGCGCCCTGATCGAATGGCAGATCGAACAAGGAATCGACGGCGTCGTCCCCTGTGGAACCACCGGCGAAGCAGCGACCATGACTCATGACGAACAGGGCGAGGTCATTCGCATTTGCGTCGACCAGGTCAAAGGACGCATTCCTGTCATCGCCGGGGCGGGCTCCAACAACACCAAGGAAGCCATCCAGCTTACCCAGCTCGCCAAGAGGGCCGGAGCAGACGCCGCCCTTCAGATCACCCCCTACTACAACAAACCCACGCCCGGCGGGCTGGTGGCCCATTTCAAGGCCATTGCCGCCGAGTGCTCGATCCCCATGGTGCTCTACAACGTTCCCGGACGCACCGGCCTGAACTGTCTTCCGGCCACTGTCGCGCGCATCGCCCGCGAAGTGCCCGAAGTCAAGGCCGTCAAAGAGGCCACGGGCAATCTTTGCCAGTGCGCCGAGGTCGTGGAGCTCTGCGGCCCGGACTTCGCCCTGCTCTCCGGAGACGATTTCACGGTTCTGCCTCTTTTGGCAGTCGGCGGCTCCGGCGTGATTTCGGTGGTTTCCAACATCGTTCCGGGACTGATGAGCGGAATGTGCAAGGCGTTCGCCGAGAAGGACACCAAAAAGGCGCTCGAACTGAGCCTGAAGATGGCTCCTCTCAGCCGGGCCATGTTCATGGAAACCAACCCCATCCCCGTGAAGACCGCCCTTTGCTATATGGGCGTGATCGAGCGTGCGGAATTCCGCCTGCCCATGGTCCCGCTGCTTGAGGAAAACCGCGAACCCTTGAAGAAGGTGCTGCGCAACAGCGGCCTGATGGCTTGA
- a CDS encoding DUF2318 domain-containing protein yields MSNKIAVFVVLSFFVTIVVSFSGGDAQAFGFFSKYKSVEAVNGVVTVPVEEVDDGSAHFFEFDANGRSVRFFVLKSSDGVIRAAFDACDVCFEARKGYVQNGDFMICQNCGQKFHSARINEVRGGCNPAPLERTYDSNSVKFNVADIAAGAGYF; encoded by the coding sequence ATGTCCAATAAGATTGCCGTGTTTGTTGTGTTGTCTTTTTTCGTAACCATCGTGGTGTCCTTTTCCGGCGGTGATGCCCAGGCCTTTGGATTCTTCAGTAAATATAAGTCAGTTGAAGCCGTTAACGGTGTCGTGACTGTTCCAGTCGAGGAAGTGGATGACGGCAGCGCTCATTTTTTCGAGTTTGATGCCAATGGTCGCAGTGTCCGGTTTTTCGTTCTGAAAAGCAGCGACGGTGTCATCAGAGCAGCCTTTGACGCCTGCGACGTTTGTTTCGAAGCCCGCAAGGGGTACGTGCAGAATGGCGACTTCATGATCTGCCAGAACTGCGGACAGAAGTTTCATAGCGCCCGCATCAATGAGGTGCGCGGCGGTTGCAATCCCGCTCCGCTGGAACGCACCTACGATTCGAACAGCGTGAAGTTCAACGTCGCCGACATCGCAGCCGGCGCTGGTTATTTTTAG
- a CDS encoding ABC transporter ATP-binding protein, which yields MLQAIDICKTFQNTPALRSVNLHIEEGEFVSVVGRSGSGKSTLLAVCSTLLAPDSGQLIYKGQNVSELDADGLNQLRHTDFSVIFQFHHLMPYLTAEENTLLPFMNAYRSISAAATAKARECLRRVGLDGKGDRLPGELSGGEQQRVAIARALVKDSRILFADEPTGSLDRETGESVMALLRELNRDGLTVIMVTHDSEYAKMGTRIVELADGDVC from the coding sequence ATGCTTCAAGCAATTGATATCTGCAAGACATTCCAAAACACTCCTGCCTTGCGTTCGGTGAATCTTCACATCGAGGAAGGCGAGTTCGTTTCTGTCGTGGGGCGATCCGGATCCGGAAAGTCTACGCTTCTGGCTGTTTGTTCGACACTGCTCGCGCCGGATTCCGGCCAACTGATCTACAAGGGTCAAAATGTCTCGGAACTGGACGCGGACGGGCTGAACCAACTGAGGCATACTGATTTTTCGGTGATATTCCAGTTTCATCACCTCATGCCGTATCTTACTGCCGAGGAAAACACTCTGCTTCCCTTCATGAATGCGTATCGGTCTATCTCCGCTGCTGCAACTGCCAAGGCACGCGAATGCCTTCGCCGAGTGGGGCTTGACGGCAAGGGCGACCGCCTGCCGGGCGAACTGTCCGGCGGGGAGCAGCAGCGCGTGGCCATTGCGCGCGCCCTGGTCAAGGATTCCAGGATCCTTTTCGCGGACGAGCCTACGGGCAGCCTGGATCGTGAAACTGGAGAAAGCGTCATGGCCCTGCTCCGGGAACTGAACCGCGACGGCTTGACGGTGATCATGGTCACGCATGATTCCGAATATGCGAAAATGGGGACGCGCATTGTCGAGCTTGCCGACGGAGATGTTTGCTGA
- a CDS encoding HD-GYP domain-containing protein, with protein sequence MNLVNWDLEKAHTILVVEDSRFQRKTLVRQLKGWDFDILEASDGKDGLDQFERFSPKLIITDLEMPVMDGFELIRTIRQREINYTYIIVLTALADKENLVKALEVGADDFIIKPVNLEELKVRLGAAERIFKLQSQDKLIFALAQLADCRSEETGNHLRRVKLCTRLLCEDLAENGFSVLTSARISTIESMSVLHDIGKVAVPDSVLNKPGKYTKLEYRIMRKHTEVGGELLENIYKETGSEQLRVAKDIVMHHHEKWDGSGYPQQLAGEDIPLAARIVALADVFDALGSQRCYKPSFSRERCRDIIVSERGKHFDPAIVEAFLRKEDELWEVLIKLQDPTSCPQ encoded by the coding sequence ATGAATTTGGTCAACTGGGATTTAGAAAAAGCGCATACGATCCTTGTGGTCGAGGATTCGCGCTTTCAGCGGAAAACCCTGGTCCGCCAGCTCAAGGGATGGGATTTCGACATCCTGGAAGCGAGCGACGGCAAGGACGGGCTTGACCAATTCGAGCGCTTTTCCCCCAAATTGATCATCACCGACCTGGAAATGCCCGTCATGGATGGCTTCGAGCTCATTCGAACCATTCGCCAGCGTGAAATAAACTATACCTATATCATTGTCCTCACCGCGCTTGCCGACAAGGAAAACCTGGTCAAGGCCCTTGAGGTGGGTGCGGACGACTTCATCATCAAGCCGGTCAACCTGGAAGAGCTCAAGGTGCGGCTCGGCGCGGCGGAGCGCATCTTCAAACTGCAAAGCCAGGACAAGCTCATCTTCGCCCTGGCCCAGCTTGCGGATTGCCGCAGCGAGGAGACCGGCAACCATTTGCGCCGAGTCAAGCTCTGCACCCGTCTGCTTTGTGAAGATCTTGCGGAGAACGGCTTTTCCGTGCTCACATCCGCCAGAATTTCCACCATCGAGTCCATGTCGGTTCTGCACGACATCGGCAAGGTGGCCGTTCCGGACAGCGTCCTGAACAAGCCGGGCAAGTACACGAAGCTCGAATACCGGATCATGCGCAAGCACACCGAGGTCGGCGGAGAGCTTCTGGAGAATATTTACAAGGAAACTGGATCGGAACAACTCCGGGTGGCCAAGGACATCGTCATGCACCACCATGAGAAATGGGACGGCAGCGGATATCCGCAGCAGCTCGCCGGGGAGGACATTCCGCTTGCGGCCCGCATCGTGGCCCTTGCCGACGTATTCGACGCGTTGGGCAGCCAGCGTTGCTACAAACCTTCCTTTTCGCGCGAACGCTGCCGGGACATCATCGTCAGCGAACGCGGGAAGCATTTTGATCCGGCCATCGTGGAGGCGTTTCTCAGGAAAGAGGATGAACTCTGGGAAGTCCTCATCAAGCTCCAGGATCCCACAAGCTGTCCCCAATAA
- a CDS encoding UshA-like (seleno)protein family 2 — protein sequence MRIRILFLLAAMLFAASTSDALAESSLTILYTGNNYGTLRPCPTUGGRTVGGVARRATFLNLARKDQPKNVPLLTLAGGYEFGREALGSKDAESLKALAVSYGMMGYDLGLLTGFELKEFKENGLTPPDHWVHPDEVRFMRLDRDGVAVGVLLFPEMPAEAKTPPQRVLKEIENILRQQRGKVDLLVGLSPWGLWVEKTYLESGADTPDILFGSGPGVEVPGSIIAGGRTFWTRPYAKGKSVTRIDILDLPRGKASFAWAENGNIRIESPALTDSYIEDIDVLSALVGAGAE from the coding sequence ATGCGTATACGAATTTTGTTTCTGCTGGCTGCGATGCTTTTCGCCGCCAGCACTTCTGACGCGCTCGCTGAAAGCTCCCTGACGATCCTCTACACCGGCAACAATTACGGAACGCTTCGCCCCTGCCCCACCTGAGGCGGCCGAACCGTCGGCGGCGTGGCCCGGAGGGCCACCTTTCTCAACTTGGCGAGGAAAGACCAACCCAAGAATGTTCCCCTGCTGACGTTGGCCGGAGGCTACGAGTTCGGCCGTGAGGCGCTCGGCTCCAAGGACGCCGAAAGCCTCAAGGCTTTGGCCGTCAGTTACGGAATGATGGGGTACGATCTCGGCCTTCTCACCGGATTCGAACTCAAGGAATTCAAAGAAAACGGCCTGACGCCCCCCGACCATTGGGTGCATCCCGATGAAGTGCGCTTCATGCGTCTGGATCGGGACGGGGTCGCCGTCGGCGTGCTTCTGTTTCCCGAGATGCCCGCCGAGGCCAAGACGCCTCCGCAGCGCGTGCTCAAGGAAATCGAGAATATCTTGCGGCAGCAGCGCGGCAAGGTGGACCTGCTCGTGGGCCTGTCCCCCTGGGGGTTGTGGGTCGAAAAAACCTACCTCGAATCCGGAGCCGACACGCCCGACATTTTGTTCGGCAGCGGTCCCGGCGTGGAGGTTCCCGGCAGCATCATAGCCGGCGGCCGGACATTCTGGACCCGACCCTATGCCAAGGGCAAAAGCGTGACGCGCATCGACATTCTCGATCTGCCGCGCGGCAAGGCATCCTTCGCATGGGCCGAGAACGGAAACATCCGGATCGAATCGCCCGCATTGACTGACAGTTATATTGAAGATATTGATGTTCTTTCCGCATTAGTCGGTGCCGGTGCCGAATAA
- a CDS encoding ABC transporter permease has translation MLLGVFALGLTAVIALALVSGRVGDSLEQKLLAFGANILVSPKTDTLTVSYGGFQLGDLPFGERSLQLEEVDSAIRSIQLRERISAVAPKLVAMTEAVGRDARKVGVGVVGVRWEDEKQLKGFWAVQGAYPDNGQELIAGFRAAESLGLKPGDTLELFGNTFTVSGVLHSTGSDDDKVLFADITTVQAFTGQPGSVSFVEVAALCSGCPIEDIVAEISNAMPGNDVTALKNVVKQRMYSVEFVQRLVLAVSLVILLTACAMVGLAMLSSVNERRKEIGLLRSLGYSKGDIFAIFSFEALFIGLSSGVLGYVCGWFAAGQVVSVLDTGTSSSLPFQAGHLLLAAFAAALVSMLSASFPAAKAARVRPYDALAAL, from the coding sequence ATGTTGCTCGGAGTGTTTGCACTCGGTCTGACTGCCGTCATCGCGCTTGCGCTCGTTTCCGGCCGAGTCGGGGATAGTTTGGAGCAAAAGCTCTTGGCTTTTGGTGCGAACATTCTTGTATCTCCGAAAACAGACACTCTTACAGTGAGTTATGGTGGCTTTCAGCTTGGCGACCTGCCCTTTGGAGAACGCAGCCTGCAACTTGAGGAGGTGGATTCGGCGATCCGCTCGATTCAACTTCGGGAGCGCATCAGCGCCGTTGCCCCCAAGCTTGTCGCCATGACCGAGGCCGTCGGCAGGGATGCACGAAAAGTGGGCGTCGGCGTGGTCGGCGTCCGCTGGGAAGATGAAAAACAACTCAAGGGTTTTTGGGCCGTTCAGGGGGCCTACCCTGATAACGGGCAGGAATTGATCGCCGGCTTCCGCGCGGCGGAAAGCTTGGGACTCAAGCCCGGCGACACTCTTGAACTCTTCGGGAACACGTTCACGGTCAGCGGGGTGCTGCACTCCACGGGCTCCGACGACGACAAGGTTCTATTTGCGGATATCACCACGGTGCAGGCCTTCACTGGCCAACCCGGCAGCGTCAGCTTCGTCGAAGTCGCGGCGCTCTGCTCCGGCTGCCCCATTGAGGACATCGTGGCGGAAATCAGCAATGCCATGCCAGGAAACGACGTCACCGCGTTGAAAAACGTGGTCAAGCAACGCATGTACTCGGTGGAATTCGTCCAACGTCTCGTGCTGGCCGTCAGCCTGGTCATCCTGCTGACCGCCTGCGCCATGGTCGGCCTGGCCATGCTGTCTTCAGTGAATGAACGGCGCAAGGAAATCGGGCTGCTGCGTTCCCTCGGCTACTCCAAGGGCGACATATTCGCGATCTTCAGCTTCGAGGCGTTGTTCATCGGCCTCAGCTCCGGCGTTCTCGGATATGTCTGCGGATGGTTCGCGGCAGGACAGGTGGTTTCGGTGCTCGATACCGGAACCTCAAGCAGTCTGCCGTTCCAGGCAGGTCATCTTCTGCTCGCGGCCTTCGCTGCGGCGCTGGTATCCATGTTGTCGGCCTCCTTCCCGGCGGCCAAGGCGGCCAGAGTTCGTCCCTACGACGCGCTCGCGGCTCTCTAG